From the genome of Streptomyces sp. NBC_01116, one region includes:
- a CDS encoding ABC transporter substrate-binding protein: protein MARSRVLSGPVERRRVLGGLTGAAAALGLTACGVSESDDKASDGGSKETAGAATRSLETDNGTVKVPQKPERVVVLENYDALMLLDLGLVPVGVPDGAANPQLLPKDVYEQLKDVDTIGASGTPNSQAIAALKPDLIIDQFYKEKSAPLRTIAPVAFYDWHTSGAFWNEQIAKLAKAVNRESLLTEKKKEYERRITEVRTAYRKQIETTTWAPLSGGPNGKFFLGTPLVTVMRDVGLKIGAGLPEKEAGFVPKSYEEMDVLKDCDALIYSVQADGRATPTTQQLLDHKLWKGVPAVKAGRAFPSRHFVMANYSFAIATVDEIEGMLKKM from the coding sequence ATGGCACGTTCACGTGTCTTGTCCGGTCCGGTGGAGCGCAGGCGCGTCCTCGGCGGACTCACGGGTGCCGCGGCGGCGTTAGGGCTGACGGCCTGTGGCGTGAGCGAGTCCGACGACAAGGCCTCGGACGGCGGCTCCAAGGAGACGGCCGGTGCGGCGACGCGCAGCCTGGAGACGGACAACGGGACCGTGAAGGTCCCGCAGAAGCCCGAGCGGGTGGTGGTCCTGGAGAACTACGACGCCCTGATGCTCCTCGACCTCGGACTGGTCCCGGTCGGCGTTCCCGACGGGGCCGCCAACCCTCAGCTGCTGCCCAAGGACGTGTACGAGCAGCTCAAGGACGTCGACACGATCGGCGCCTCGGGCACGCCCAACTCCCAGGCGATAGCCGCTCTCAAGCCGGACCTGATCATCGATCAGTTCTACAAGGAGAAGTCGGCCCCGCTCAGGACCATCGCTCCGGTGGCGTTCTACGACTGGCACACCAGCGGGGCGTTCTGGAACGAGCAGATCGCCAAGCTGGCGAAGGCGGTCAACCGGGAGAGCCTGCTGACCGAGAAGAAGAAGGAGTACGAACGCCGGATCACGGAGGTGAGAACCGCCTACCGGAAGCAGATCGAGACCACCACGTGGGCCCCGCTGAGCGGCGGCCCGAACGGCAAGTTCTTCCTGGGGACGCCACTGGTCACGGTGATGCGCGACGTCGGTCTGAAGATCGGGGCGGGGCTGCCCGAGAAGGAGGCGGGCTTCGTACCGAAGAGCTACGAGGAGATGGACGTCCTCAAGGACTGCGACGCGCTGATCTACTCGGTGCAGGCCGACGGCAGAGCCACGCCCACGACCCAGCAGTTGCTCGACCACAAACTGTGGAAGGGCGTTCCCGCGGTCAAGGCCGGGCGGGCCTTCCCCTCGCGGCACTTCGTGATGGCCAACTACAGTTTCGCGATCGCCACGGTCGACGAGATCGAGGGCATGCTCAAGAAGATGTAG
- a CDS encoding siderophore-interacting protein, with amino-acid sequence MSTVATDTHRNRRPGRIHVTTVRRSQRITPGMVRLTLGGDDLSEFVSNGSDQHVALYFYEPGVELPRPFTTEAARALLPTAKPRLRRYTIRDHRPELHEVDMDFVLHGPDQLASGWAERVRPGDEVIWFGPSPAYPVAPVTDWTLLLGDETALPAIGAILEELPPGHRVLAAVEVADRAEEQPLPTRADATVTWLHRHGRVHGELLREHATALQLPDGRGRVWGGAERGAMRDLRHHFVHVRGLDRADTHLTAYWTQGETQDSEV; translated from the coding sequence ATGAGCACGGTCGCGACCGACACGCACCGAAACCGCAGGCCAGGGCGCATTCATGTGACCACCGTGCGCAGATCGCAACGCATCACCCCCGGCATGGTCCGGCTCACCCTGGGCGGTGACGACCTGTCGGAGTTCGTCAGCAACGGGAGCGATCAGCATGTCGCCCTCTACTTCTACGAGCCCGGCGTCGAACTGCCGCGCCCCTTCACCACCGAGGCCGCCCGGGCCCTGCTGCCCACCGCCAAACCGCGCCTGCGCCGCTACACCATCCGTGACCACCGCCCCGAACTCCACGAGGTCGACATGGACTTCGTGCTGCACGGACCCGACCAGCTCGCCTCCGGATGGGCCGAGCGGGTCCGGCCGGGCGACGAGGTGATCTGGTTCGGCCCGAGCCCCGCCTACCCGGTGGCCCCCGTCACCGACTGGACCCTCCTCCTGGGCGACGAGACGGCCCTGCCCGCCATCGGCGCGATCCTCGAAGAACTGCCCCCGGGCCACCGCGTCCTGGCCGCCGTCGAGGTCGCCGACCGGGCCGAGGAACAGCCCCTCCCCACCCGGGCCGACGCCACCGTCACCTGGCTCCACCGCCACGGCCGCGTCCACGGCGAACTCCTGCGCGAACACGCCACCGCCCTCCAACTCCCTGACGGCCGGGGGCGCGTGTGGGGCGGCGCGGAGCGCGGCGCCATGCGGGACCTGCGCCACCACTTCGTCCACGTCCGCGGCCTCGACCGCGCCGACACCCACCTGACCGCCTACTGGACCCAGGGCGAAACCCAGGACAGCGAGGTCTGA
- a CDS encoding alpha/beta fold hydrolase, with the protein MPSASLNGLDLVYDDTGGDGEPVVLVNGTGATRSAWRAHQTPALVAAGYRVIAPDNRGIPPNALPPGGITLEAMAADLAALIEHLALPPCRVVGFSLGASIVGELLLTRPELVGQAVLMAGRARVDAFGGAVSSAAADLYDSGNPVPASHRAVFQALCYLSPHTLRDPAAVQDWLDVFAYAEGATGPGVRAQYEAMTGVDQLPRYATLDVPLLCIGFADDVMIPAAASREIADTVPGARYTELERCGHYGHLERPAEVNAAMLDFFARHPAAQHPAAPGRAVPAPVSVSGRGAA; encoded by the coding sequence ATGCCTTCCGCATCCCTCAACGGACTCGACCTCGTCTACGACGACACGGGCGGCGACGGCGAGCCCGTGGTGCTCGTCAACGGCACCGGCGCCACCCGTTCCGCCTGGCGCGCCCACCAGACGCCCGCCCTGGTCGCCGCGGGTTACCGGGTCATCGCCCCGGACAACCGAGGCATCCCGCCGAACGCCTTACCGCCCGGCGGCATCACCCTGGAGGCCATGGCGGCGGACCTGGCCGCGCTGATCGAGCACCTCGCGCTCCCGCCCTGCCGCGTCGTCGGCTTCTCCCTCGGCGCGTCGATCGTCGGCGAACTTCTCCTCACCCGGCCCGAACTCGTCGGCCAGGCCGTGCTGATGGCCGGCCGGGCCCGCGTCGACGCCTTCGGCGGCGCCGTCTCCAGCGCCGCCGCCGACCTGTACGACAGCGGGAACCCCGTCCCCGCCTCGCACCGGGCCGTCTTCCAGGCCCTGTGCTACCTGTCGCCCCACACCCTGCGCGACCCCGCCGCCGTACAGGACTGGCTGGACGTCTTCGCCTACGCCGAAGGAGCGACGGGCCCCGGCGTCCGCGCCCAGTACGAGGCCATGACCGGCGTCGACCAACTGCCCCGGTACGCGACGCTCGACGTGCCGCTCCTGTGCATCGGCTTCGCCGACGACGTCATGATCCCGGCGGCCGCATCCCGGGAGATCGCCGACACCGTCCCCGGAGCCCGCTACACCGAGCTCGAACGCTGCGGCCACTACGGTCATCTCGAACGCCCCGCGGAGGTCAACGCCGCCATGCTCGACTTCTTCGCCCGCCACCCCGCGGCGCAGCACCCCGCCGCCCCCGGCCGGGCCGTGCCCGCACCCGTATCCGTTTCCGGACGGGGTGCCGCGTGA
- a CDS encoding ABC transporter ATP-binding protein, with translation MNATAERPGPYEPTARDGLRLLAGCLRDRPSLAALAVLGGLVYQLALIALPWFIERAVDQGIVHEDRSALLCWSLVIVGAGILAALAEMVLGWYSTLLATTQGNRLYIALADRVSRLDTRTLARYGEGDLGMRGTRDVDLVRSWLSGVASFLTGVTGFAVMIVAIMRLDPLLALICLLCVPPLVWINTYWFPKRFGAANTALSAAHGSRADAVEELLSASAAVRGLGGEPALVRRHHERSAAVTEHTLITGRVSAGWAALSPFVPALAIGAGLGLGGIAVLRGTMSVGGIVAFTSWMSMLVLWVGVITLRISQLSQATTAARRLQDVLLPHPTDRAPGTEPLPATGDLTAEGVSHSAGGHPILAPVDLTVRPGELVAVTGPTGSGKTTLLRILAGLLPPTTGTVRFGGLPLEEADTAEVHARLGYVPQRPVTVSGTLADNLRLGSAHTDDELRHACRTAALDDYLDAAPDGLDTPVGERGSTLSGGQLQRLALARAVLRKPPVLLLDDITSAIDTTTERTLLARLRAWSGETAIVCATHRGGFLDAADRTLTLAPAQAAAPDDTEERVTTGG, from the coding sequence GTGAACGCCACGGCCGAGCGACCGGGCCCGTACGAGCCCACCGCCCGCGACGGGCTGAGACTCCTCGCCGGCTGCCTCCGGGACCGCCCCTCCCTCGCCGCCCTCGCCGTGCTCGGCGGACTCGTCTACCAGCTCGCCCTGATCGCCCTGCCCTGGTTCATCGAACGCGCCGTCGACCAGGGCATCGTCCACGAGGACCGCTCCGCCCTGCTTTGCTGGTCCCTGGTCATCGTGGGCGCCGGCATCCTGGCCGCCCTCGCGGAAATGGTCCTCGGCTGGTACTCCACCCTCCTCGCCACCACCCAGGGCAACCGCCTCTACATCGCCCTGGCGGACCGGGTCTCACGCCTCGACACCCGGACCCTCGCCCGGTACGGGGAGGGCGACCTCGGCATGCGCGGTACCCGCGACGTGGACCTGGTCCGGAGCTGGCTCTCCGGCGTCGCCTCGTTCCTCACGGGCGTCACCGGCTTCGCCGTCATGATCGTCGCGATCATGCGGCTGGACCCGCTCCTCGCCCTGATCTGCCTCCTGTGCGTACCGCCCCTGGTGTGGATCAACACCTACTGGTTCCCCAAGCGGTTCGGCGCGGCCAACACCGCGCTCTCCGCCGCCCACGGCAGCCGCGCCGACGCCGTCGAGGAACTGCTCTCCGCCAGCGCCGCCGTACGCGGACTCGGCGGCGAGCCCGCCCTGGTGCGACGCCACCACGAGCGCAGCGCAGCGGTCACCGAGCACACCCTGATCACCGGCCGCGTCTCCGCCGGCTGGGCCGCCCTCTCGCCCTTCGTGCCCGCCCTCGCCATCGGCGCCGGCCTCGGCCTCGGCGGCATCGCCGTACTGCGCGGCACCATGTCCGTCGGCGGCATCGTCGCCTTCACCAGCTGGATGAGCATGCTCGTCCTGTGGGTCGGCGTCATCACCCTGCGGATCAGCCAGCTCAGCCAGGCCACCACCGCGGCCCGCCGCCTCCAGGACGTCCTGCTGCCGCACCCCACGGACCGGGCCCCGGGAACGGAGCCGCTGCCCGCGACCGGCGACCTCACCGCCGAGGGCGTGAGCCACAGCGCCGGCGGACACCCGATCCTGGCCCCGGTCGACCTCACCGTGCGCCCCGGCGAGCTGGTCGCCGTGACCGGCCCCACCGGCTCCGGCAAGACGACGCTCCTGAGAATCCTCGCCGGACTCCTCCCGCCCACCACCGGCACCGTGCGCTTCGGCGGCCTCCCGCTGGAGGAGGCCGACACCGCCGAGGTCCACGCCCGGCTCGGCTATGTGCCCCAGCGCCCCGTCACCGTCAGCGGAACCCTCGCCGACAACCTCCGCCTGGGCTCCGCCCACACGGACGACGAACTGCGCCACGCCTGCCGTACGGCCGCCCTCGACGACTACCTCGACGCGGCCCCCGACGGACTGGACACCCCCGTCGGCGAACGCGGCAGCACCCTCTCCGGCGGCCAGCTCCAACGCCTGGCCCTCGCCCGCGCCGTCCTGCGCAAGCCCCCCGTCCTCCTCCTCGACGACATCACCTCCGCGATCGACACGACCACCGAACGCACCCTGCTGGCCCGGCTCCGCGCCTGGTCCGGCGAGACCGCGATCGTCTGCGCCACCCACCGCGGCGGCTTCCTCGACGCGGCCGACCGCACCCTCACCCTCGCCCCGGCCCAGGCGGCCGCCCCCGACGACACGGAAGAGCGGGTGACCACCGGTGGCTGA
- a CDS encoding ABC transporter ATP-binding protein, whose product MAEHQRLTATPDQRRVLRRAWPHMRPERRGITLALLAGAAATATTVAVPAVIGAGVDQILQRDRTGLFTAVAALTVLALLRLLLFRQSELLLIAVGERVVRALRELAVTRLSRAPLRFLEGHPSGDLLRRTTTEIADLANFVRGQLPDVLTVGAYLLFTTVLLLTYSPLLTLALALVFVPAIVCVLRLFKKAANPAFAAEAAAAGTVATTYRELVQSREMLQTGGGIGFWRERFLADNERRYRAARRSQRSLFLISLARIVQSLTTAVLLLVGGWLAARGSISVGTVVVFILATRQLFDSATQASNLVGQVQISLVGLARLLDLLTTTAPRAGIHAPRPAPDDAGQGGPVTAERGVLEIEDLRYSYVAGTEVLGGISVRVEPGERVGLVGPTGSGKTTLAKLMTGLYAPDSGTVRYDGHDLAALAPAELRRRIVLIPQRVHMIEGTLLDNLRLVPGDPDEHSIAEAVERLGLADWTGSLDGGLHTDLGRGTGRLSAGELQLIGLVRAALLDPAVLVLDEATADIDPDTARTLETAIDTLRADRTLIVIAHREATIKRLARIIRLDENALLAHN is encoded by the coding sequence GTGGCTGAGCACCAGCGCCTGACCGCGACCCCCGACCAGCGCCGCGTGCTGCGCCGGGCCTGGCCCCACATGCGGCCCGAGCGCCGGGGCATCACCCTCGCCCTGCTCGCCGGCGCAGCCGCGACCGCCACCACCGTCGCCGTGCCCGCCGTCATCGGCGCCGGCGTCGACCAGATCCTCCAGCGGGACCGTACCGGCCTCTTCACCGCCGTCGCCGCCCTCACCGTGCTGGCGCTGCTGCGGCTTCTCCTGTTCCGCCAGTCCGAACTGCTCCTCATCGCCGTCGGCGAACGCGTCGTCCGCGCCCTGCGCGAACTGGCCGTCACCCGGCTCTCCCGGGCACCGCTCCGTTTCCTCGAAGGACACCCCTCGGGCGACCTGCTCCGACGCACGACCACCGAGATCGCCGACCTCGCCAACTTCGTCCGCGGCCAGCTGCCCGACGTCCTCACCGTCGGCGCCTACCTCCTCTTCACGACCGTGCTGCTGCTCACCTACTCGCCGCTGCTCACCCTCGCCCTGGCCCTCGTGTTCGTCCCCGCCATCGTCTGCGTCCTGCGGCTGTTCAAGAAGGCCGCCAACCCGGCCTTCGCCGCCGAGGCCGCCGCCGCCGGCACCGTCGCCACGACCTACCGCGAGCTGGTGCAGTCCCGCGAGATGCTCCAGACCGGCGGTGGCATCGGCTTCTGGCGCGAGCGGTTCCTCGCGGACAACGAACGGCGCTACCGCGCGGCCCGGCGCAGCCAGCGCAGTCTGTTCCTGATCAGCCTCGCCCGTATCGTCCAGAGCCTCACGACGGCCGTGCTCCTGCTGGTCGGCGGCTGGCTCGCCGCCCGGGGCTCGATCAGCGTCGGCACGGTCGTCGTCTTCATCCTCGCCACCCGCCAGCTCTTCGACTCCGCCACCCAGGCGTCCAACCTCGTCGGACAGGTGCAGATCTCCCTCGTCGGCCTCGCCCGGCTGCTCGACCTGCTCACCACCACGGCCCCCCGGGCGGGGATCCACGCCCCCCGCCCGGCACCCGACGACGCCGGACAGGGCGGCCCGGTCACCGCCGAACGCGGCGTGCTGGAGATCGAGGACCTCCGCTACTCCTACGTGGCGGGCACCGAGGTCCTGGGAGGCATCTCCGTACGGGTGGAACCCGGCGAACGGGTCGGCCTCGTCGGCCCCACCGGCTCCGGCAAGACGACCCTCGCCAAACTGATGACCGGCCTCTACGCACCGGACAGCGGCACCGTCCGCTACGACGGCCACGACCTCGCCGCCCTCGCCCCCGCCGAACTCCGCCGCCGCATCGTCCTGATCCCGCAGCGCGTCCACATGATCGAGGGAACCCTCCTCGACAACCTCCGGCTGGTGCCGGGCGACCCCGACGAGCACAGCATCGCCGAAGCCGTCGAACGCCTGGGCCTCGCCGACTGGACCGGCTCACTCGACGGGGGCCTGCACACCGACCTCGGGCGCGGTACGGGCCGGCTCTCGGCCGGCGAACTCCAACTGATCGGCCTGGTCCGCGCGGCCCTCCTGGACCCGGCGGTCCTCGTCCTCGACGAGGCCACCGCCGACATCGACCCCGATACGGCGCGCACCCTGGAAACCGCGATCGACACCCTGCGCGCGGACCGCACCCTCATCGTCATCGCCCACCGCGAAGCGACCATCAAGCGGCTTGCCCGCATCATCCGCCTCGACGAGAACGCCCTGCTCGCCCACAACTGA
- a CDS encoding FABP family protein — MHDPVSALPFPDALRPEASPAPHPLLAPVTGYIGTWRGTGRGGYPTLEADFTYAQEVTFSHDGRPFLAYEARAWLLDADGQPLRPSARETGWWRLQSDGRVEALITQPTGIAEISAGQARDGAVDLATERVSLAPTAKEVDATRRRYTLTDPDTLVFVHDLAAVGRPLQHHLSARLRREAPGQRI, encoded by the coding sequence ATGCACGACCCCGTCTCCGCCCTCCCCTTCCCCGACGCCCTCCGACCCGAGGCGTCCCCCGCGCCGCATCCGCTGCTCGCCCCGGTGACCGGGTACATCGGCACCTGGCGGGGCACGGGCCGCGGCGGGTACCCGACGCTGGAGGCGGATTTCACCTACGCGCAGGAGGTCACCTTCAGCCACGACGGACGGCCCTTCCTCGCGTACGAGGCCCGAGCCTGGCTGCTCGACGCGGACGGGCAACCGCTGCGGCCGTCCGCCCGGGAGACCGGCTGGTGGCGCCTGCAGTCGGACGGGCGGGTGGAGGCCCTGATCACCCAGCCCACCGGCATCGCGGAGATCTCGGCCGGCCAGGCCCGTGACGGCGCCGTGGACCTCGCGACCGAGCGGGTGTCCCTCGCCCCGACGGCCAAGGAGGTCGACGCCACCCGCCGCCGCTACACCCTGACGGATCCGGACACGCTCGTCTTCGTCCACGACCTCGCCGCGGTCGGCCGGCCGCTCCAGCACCACCTGTCGGCGCGACTCCGCCGAGAAGCCCCTGGCCAGCGCATTTAG
- a CDS encoding DUF4190 domain-containing protein, which translates to MSLPSYPDSPYPGQPAAGHDPYGGQAPARTNGFAVAALVLGLIACLFFWTVVGGLLLGLLAVVFGIIAALRTRQGRAPRRVMAIVGAAFGALGLIGSVIVLVVAVSVFDSQEFKNLEDCMNRANGQAAEDRCAEDFIDELTN; encoded by the coding sequence ATGTCCCTTCCCTCGTACCCGGACTCCCCGTACCCGGGGCAGCCCGCCGCCGGCCACGACCCCTACGGCGGCCAGGCGCCCGCCCGGACGAACGGCTTCGCGGTCGCCGCACTCGTGCTCGGCCTCATCGCCTGCCTGTTCTTCTGGACCGTGGTGGGCGGGCTGCTGCTCGGCCTGCTCGCCGTCGTCTTCGGGATCATCGCCGCGCTCCGCACCCGCCAGGGCCGGGCGCCGCGCCGGGTGATGGCGATAGTCGGCGCCGCGTTCGGGGCGCTCGGGCTCATCGGTTCCGTGATCGTCCTCGTGGTGGCCGTCTCCGTGTTCGACTCGCAGGAGTTCAAGAACCTGGAGGACTGCATGAACCGGGCCAACGGCCAGGCGGCCGAGGACCGGTGCGCGGAGGACTTCATCGACGAGCTGACCAACTGA
- a CDS encoding zinc-dependent alcohol dehydrogenase family protein produces the protein MRAAIVEAPGKVSVTTVPDPVPGPRDVVVEVASCGLCGTDLHILQGEFAPTLPIVPGHEFAGEVVGLGRDVTELSVGDKVAVDPSLHCHECRYCRSGRGNLCDNWAAIGVTVPGGAAEFAVAPVANCVILPEHIDVRDAALIEPLSCAVRGYDVLSGNLGAQVLIYGSGTMGLMMLELAKRTGAASVDMLDVNARRLATATALGCTGAAAGAEELDRPGGWDVVIDATGNAAAIQDGLGRVAKGGTFLQFGVSDYATTAVIEPYRIYNQEITITGSMAVLHSYERAAALFASGVLDASVFISDRLPLEQYPQAIERFRAGIGRKIVVEP, from the coding sequence ATGAGGGCAGCCATCGTCGAAGCCCCCGGCAAAGTCTCCGTTACCACCGTCCCGGACCCCGTGCCCGGCCCCCGCGACGTGGTCGTCGAGGTGGCGTCGTGCGGGCTGTGCGGCACCGATCTGCACATCCTCCAGGGCGAGTTCGCTCCGACGCTGCCGATCGTGCCCGGACACGAGTTCGCCGGGGAGGTCGTCGGCCTCGGCAGGGACGTCACGGAGCTGTCCGTCGGCGACAAGGTGGCCGTGGACCCCTCGCTGCACTGCCACGAGTGCCGCTACTGCCGTTCGGGCCGGGGCAACCTCTGCGACAACTGGGCGGCGATCGGCGTCACCGTGCCCGGGGGCGCGGCGGAGTTCGCGGTGGCGCCCGTCGCCAACTGCGTCATCCTTCCGGAGCACATCGACGTCCGGGACGCGGCGCTGATCGAGCCGCTGTCGTGCGCGGTGCGGGGCTACGACGTCCTGAGCGGCAACCTCGGGGCCCAGGTGCTGATCTACGGGTCCGGGACGATGGGGCTGATGATGCTGGAGCTGGCCAAGCGCACCGGCGCCGCGTCGGTGGACATGCTGGACGTCAACGCCCGGCGGCTGGCCACCGCGACGGCTCTGGGCTGCACGGGTGCGGCGGCCGGAGCCGAGGAGCTGGACCGTCCGGGCGGCTGGGACGTCGTCATCGACGCCACCGGGAACGCCGCCGCCATCCAGGACGGTCTGGGGAGGGTCGCCAAGGGCGGCACGTTCCTCCAGTTCGGGGTCTCCGACTACGCCACCACCGCGGTGATCGAGCCGTACAGGATCTACAACCAGGAGATCACCATCACCGGTTCGATGGCGGTCCTGCACAGTTACGAGCGGGCCGCGGCGCTCTTCGCGAGCGGGGTGCTGGACGCGTCGGTGTTCATCAGCGACCGGCTGCCGCTGGAGCAGTATCCGCAGGCGATCGAGCGCTTCCGAGCGGGGATCGGCCGCAAGATCGTGGTGGAGCCGTGA
- a CDS encoding carbohydrate ABC transporter permease, with the protein MSASTTTSASASAKASLNAVTRRARRRSAALGVAAWVVGIGFCLPALWMALTSFHAEADAATNPPSIAAALTLDGYRTFFGGGGGPTPWPPLVNSLAASLFSTVLVLLLALPAAYALSIRRVRKWTDVMFFFLSTKMLPVVAGLLPVYLFAKNTGLLDNIWLLVLLYTSMNLPIAVWMMQSFLADVPVSIIEAAQVDGARLPTVLRRVVAPVAGPGIAATALICFIFSWNELLFARVLTGVVAGTAPVHLTTFVTSQGLFLAQLCAASVVVSLPVLVAGYAAQDKLVQGLSLGAVK; encoded by the coding sequence ATGAGCGCCTCGACCACGACATCCGCATCCGCATCCGCGAAGGCATCCCTCAACGCCGTCACGCGCAGGGCGCGTCGGCGGTCGGCGGCCCTGGGCGTGGCCGCCTGGGTCGTGGGGATCGGCTTCTGCCTGCCCGCCCTGTGGATGGCGCTGACGTCCTTCCACGCGGAGGCCGACGCCGCGACCAACCCGCCGTCGATCGCCGCCGCGCTGACGCTGGACGGCTACCGCACCTTCTTCGGCGGTGGAGGCGGCCCGACGCCGTGGCCCCCGCTGGTCAACTCGCTGGCGGCCTCGCTCTTCTCGACCGTGCTGGTGCTGCTGCTCGCGCTTCCGGCCGCGTACGCGCTGTCCATCCGGCGGGTCCGCAAGTGGACGGACGTGATGTTCTTCTTCCTGTCCACCAAGATGCTTCCCGTCGTCGCCGGGCTCCTGCCGGTGTACCTGTTCGCGAAGAACACGGGGCTGCTGGACAACATCTGGCTGCTGGTCCTGCTCTACACCTCGATGAACCTGCCGATCGCGGTGTGGATGATGCAGTCCTTCCTCGCGGACGTCCCCGTCTCCATCATCGAGGCGGCGCAGGTCGACGGGGCCCGGCTGCCTACGGTGCTGCGCCGTGTCGTCGCCCCGGTCGCCGGCCCCGGCATCGCCGCGACCGCCCTGATCTGCTTCATCTTCAGCTGGAACGAGCTGTTGTTCGCCCGGGTGCTGACCGGCGTGGTCGCCGGAACCGCGCCCGTCCATCTGACCACCTTCGTCACCAGCCAGGGCCTCTTCCTCGCCCAGCTGTGCGCGGCGTCCGTGGTCGTGTCCCTGCCGGTGCTCGTCGCCGGCTACGCCGCCCAGGACAAACTCGTCCAGGGCCTCTCTCTTGGAGCAGTCAAATGA
- a CDS encoding carbohydrate ABC transporter permease, translated as MTVTAARGTTSPPAPARKQGGGGRRRAWATRAPLLPALVFLIAVTQLPFVATLVISLFDWNSLKPEKRHFTGLSNYASVFTDEALRESVVTTVVLTASVVIVSVVLGLLFALLLDRAFFGRGFVRTLLITPFLLVPVSAALLWKHALYNPEYGLFNGALTWFGEMFGIESIAQPEWTSQMPLIAIEASLVWQWTPFMMLILLAGLQSRPAEIMEAARLDGAGPWQMFRYLTLPHLRRYLELGVLLGSVYIVQNFDAVFTITSGGLGTANLPYTVYETFYRAHEYGLASAAGVVVVIGTIVIATFALRTVSSLFREEASRA; from the coding sequence ATGACCGTCACCGCAGCCAGAGGGACCACGTCCCCGCCCGCTCCGGCGAGGAAGCAGGGCGGTGGTGGCCGGCGTCGCGCCTGGGCGACCCGCGCTCCCCTGCTCCCGGCGCTGGTCTTCCTGATCGCCGTCACCCAACTGCCCTTCGTGGCGACGCTGGTGATCTCGCTCTTCGACTGGAACTCCCTCAAGCCGGAGAAGCGCCACTTCACGGGGCTCTCCAACTACGCCTCCGTCTTCACCGACGAGGCGTTGCGTGAATCGGTCGTGACGACCGTCGTCCTGACCGCGTCCGTCGTGATCGTCAGCGTCGTGCTGGGGCTCCTCTTCGCCCTGCTGCTGGACCGCGCCTTCTTCGGCCGGGGGTTCGTGCGCACGCTGCTGATCACCCCGTTCCTGCTGGTGCCGGTCTCCGCCGCGCTGCTGTGGAAGCACGCGCTCTACAACCCCGAGTACGGGCTGTTCAACGGGGCCCTCACCTGGTTCGGCGAGATGTTCGGCATCGAGTCGATCGCCCAGCCCGAGTGGACCTCGCAGATGCCGCTGATCGCCATCGAGGCGTCGCTCGTGTGGCAGTGGACGCCGTTCATGATGCTGATCCTCCTGGCCGGGCTGCAGAGCCGGCCCGCCGAGATCATGGAGGCCGCGCGGCTGGACGGGGCCGGCCCCTGGCAGATGTTCCGCTATCTGACCCTGCCGCATCTGCGCCGGTATCTCGAACTCGGCGTCCTGCTCGGCTCGGTGTACATCGTGCAGAACTTCGACGCGGTGTTCACGATCACCTCCGGCGGTCTCGGCACCGCCAACCTCCCGTACACCGTCTACGAGACCTTCTACCGGGCCCATGAGTACGGGCTGGCGTCGGCGGCGGGCGTGGTCGTGGTGATCGGCACGATCGTCATCGCCACCTTCGCGCTCCGGACGGTCTCCTCCCTCTTCCGTGAGGAGGCGAGCCGCGCATGA